In a genomic window of Amphiprion ocellaris isolate individual 3 ecotype Okinawa chromosome 11, ASM2253959v1, whole genome shotgun sequence:
- the LOC111562395 gene encoding zinc finger protein 239: protein MLDKSSDEVQPQSGRCSDCGCIFSLPRSDSHPESSDTPKQQTDSPSRCPSCQAGSSPTNGRRPHRRVPLDPHSCSLCTKTFISSAHLTLHLASHNKERKFRCSTCGKYFHQSSHLMAHKIIHSGDRPFKCPDCGKTFGRASHLKTHRRLHTGEKPFKCTYCDKSFTQKAGLLAHVRLHTGERPYKCERCGEGFRSLSLLLSHKAQEASGQTKPVSTPPFNQPQKTQGNTEDLKCGVCCRTFVRSSYIRLHIRLNKGQRPYHCKVCNKTFVKLDTFVNHCDKHLRQKKEKNKEVNDKVVKPPLFVPLSRPPTPESSPTGPLSSEVNTRSRAKAKSKTEP from the coding sequence ATGCTGGACAAAAGCAGTGATGAAGTGCAGCCACAGTCTGGACGCTGCTCGGACTGTGGCTGCATTTTCAGCCTGCCACGGTCAGACTCCCACCCAGAGTCCAGCGACACCCCTAAACAGCAAACAGACAGCCCCTCCAGATGCCCATCGTGCCAGGCGGGCAGCAGCCCCACCAACGGTCGGAGGCCCCACCGCCGAGTCCCCCTCGACCCCCACAGCTGCAGCCTGTGCACCAAGACCTTCATCTCCTCGGCCCATCTCACCCTCCACCTCGCCTCGCACAACAAGGAGAGGAAGTTCAGGTGCAGCACCTGCGGCAAGTACTTCCATCAGTCCTCCCACCTGATGGCACACAAGATAATCCACAGCGGAGACAGGCCCTTCAAATGCCCAGATTGCGGTAAGACCTTCGGCCGAGCCTCCCATCTGAAGACCCACCGCCGGCTCCACACGGGGGAGAAGCCCTTCAAGTGCACCTACTGCGACAAGTCGTTCACCCAGAAGGCCGGGCTCCTGGCACATGTTCGCCTCCACACCGGGGAGAGGCCGTACAAGTGTGAGCGGTGTGGCGAGGGCTTTCGCTCCTTGTCCCTCCTGCTCTCTCACAAGGCTCAGGAGGCGTCTGGACAGACCAAACCAGTGTCCACACCACCGTTCAACCAGCCTCAGAAGACACAAGGCAACACAGAGGATCTCAAGTGTGGTGTCTGCTGTCGCACCTTTGTCCGATCTTCATACATCAGGCTGCACATACGCCTCAACAAAGGACAGAGACCTTATCACTGCAAAGTGTGCAACAAGACCTTTGTGAAGCTGGATACGTTTGTGAACCACTGTGACAAGCACTTAAggcaaaaaaaggagaaaaacaaggagGTTAACGACAAAGTGGTTAAGCCTCCTCTGTTTGTTCCGCTCTCCAGGCCTCCTACTCCTGAGTCCTCGCCCACTGGGCCTTTATCCTCGGAGGTCAACACGCGCTCCAGAGCAAAAGCAAAGAGCAAGACAGAGCCATGA